The sequence below is a genomic window from Candidatus Methanoplasma termitum.
TCCAGTACCTTCGCCTCTGTTCCGCGCACATCCTCGTCGCCGCGTATTATGGCGACTGTGTCGCCCTTGCATACCCTCGCGGTGCGTACTCCGTACTGCGAGCGGAGTTCGTTGCTGAGGTGCGCCGAGAGCATCTTCCTCTTAACGTGCAAGGGGGCATTGGCCTGTGTTTTTCTCTGTACTCTTGCTTTGCTGCTTGCCATTTTTTCACCTCACACTAT
It includes:
- the rplX gene encoding 50S ribosomal protein L24, whose translation is MASSKARVQRKTQANAPLHVKRKMLSAHLSNELRSQYGVRTARVCKGDTVAIIRGDEDVRGTEAKVLEVFVNTGRVSVEGVTINQADGTAIVRPIHASNLIITKLNTEDQWRIDSLSKKKEAEQ